In Theileria parva strain Muguga chromosome 4 map unlocalized ctg_529, whole genome shotgun sequence, one DNA window encodes the following:
- a CDS encoding B-box zinc finger family protein, translating into MEKSLPFVLNPLTDDDEISLLEYFLQLSFYTTDLHITNCWTLCTKDEFNSFKNNNAKEFGGSLVSFLFDMNNLEPPQSFENSTSSGLLNIDYKKQLFEYGTISPPSGFQANPTGTFRMLLLKASLGRVYSYSPESKTPQQEFVKMDFPSGFNTLELVVNSDPKRFNSLYRVSDASQVLLYAAVEFEFTPLKVQVPDPVCEMCDSSMAKWYCHSDRAHFCDGCDMKQHGSTRIFSRHVRIPCSKSPNQFGLCEQHPTDVVDMVCLKCCTLLCNNCILFGKHSEPSFFDHPLMSTLDTYELSLEKNSDSDENLKFRKGQISEKIKTRHNSTSQIYANSKGVEDKIDYCKKMILNQLDEMKSKKMNYLNSIQREVNTQLKLIDWMQSFLHHLLLSLDPCQFIMFKKRYDLLVKKYFTKDLTNYLEFPIWMNKELTLVGDATITSSSVRTLSRTFSNPSNQPLDSTPTDSNVHLENKSSDKLLDWTPLNMYEDFNETVGRVTKPTSVKSDPDVTNTQNNVVSTKLVNKSPHELDVLDTATKLWHYLSDFKMGTLIQLLKVVELPDRSLLVRHLVNLANHFEQLGPLFTHLSNYEMNNSLNDFGYCVLLRSSGVLGDVLSFLFCSDYSTRDNSDFLNQITHPLDHHFNLYLNSKSDNEDVLNEMVDNCMVEIVFKLISLDVAALPTSFHFVLYTLSDLFLKLKVEYRSYVVVDFFCSVLSSYLLRYLNHYNLSDLFTNFNTKSDNDPDLDEKYNKLKLFVRELSYKFGRSAIVIWELDSVTHTESYELKQSQKIYEWSQNILAKPRLKSKLLLKPVSSQELDEICTFVLSQVSKFEKKLNSGSDFIPIRDSKELTKKYNFLHLFKMAHQIPI; encoded by the exons atgGAGAAATCTTTACCATTTGTTCTTAATCCTTTAACGGATGATGATGAAATTTCACTTTTGGAGTATTTCCTACAACTTTCATTTTACACAACTGacttacacattacaaATTGCTGGACCCTTTGTACAAAAGATGAATTCAATTCATTTAAGAACAATAACGCTAAg gaATTTGGTGGCTCTCTAGTTTCATTCTTGTTTGATATGAACAATCTCGAGCCTCCTCAGTCATTTGAGAACTCTACCAGCTCTGGATTATTAAACATTGACTATAAAAAACAACTTTTTGAGTATGGAACTATTTCTCCTCCCTCTGGTTTTCAAG CTAACCCTACTGGAACATTCAGAATGTTGCTGCTCAAAGCTTCTCTAGGCCGAGTTTATAGCTACTCACCAGAGTCAAAGACTCCTCAAC aggaatttgtaaaaatggACTTCCCCAGCGGTTTCAACACACTTGAACTTGTGGTTAACAGTGATCCTAAACGATTTAACAGCTTATATCGAGTTTCCGATGCTTCTCAAGTCTTGCTTTATGCTGCAGTTGAATTTGAGTTTACACCTCTAAAGGTCCAGGTTCCTGATCCAGTTTGTGAAATGTGTGATTCATCAATGGCAAAGTGGTACTGCCATTCTGACAG GGCTCATTTCTGTGATGGATGTGATATGAAACAGCATGGCAGCACAAGGATATTCTCTAGGCACGTCAGAATTCCTTGCTCAAAATCACCTAATCAATTTGGCCTTTGTGAACAGCATCCCACTGATGTTGTTGATATGGTCTGCTTAAAG TGCTGTACCCTACTTTGTAACAACTGCATTCTATTTGGAAAACATAGTGAACCATCATTTTTTGACCATCCTTTAATGTCAACTCTCGATACTTACGAGTTATCTTTAGAGAAGAATTCAGACTCCGACGAGAATCTGAAGTTTCGAAAAGGACAAATTTCtgaaaagattaaaacCAGACACAATTCGACATCGCAGATCTATGCCAACTCTAAAGGTGTTGAAGATAAAATCGACTATTGCAAAAAAATGATACTTAATCAGCTAGACGAAATGAAGTCTAAAAAAATGAACTACTTAAATTCAATACAGCGTGAGGTTAACACTCAGCTAAAACTAATCGACTGGATGCAG aGCTTTTTGCATCACTTGCTACTATCTCTTGATCCCTGCCAGTTTATAATGTTTAAGAAGCGATATGACTTACTTGTTAAGAAGTACTTTACTAAGGATTTGACCAACTATCTTGAGTTCCCCATTTGGATGAACAAGGAACTCACTCTGGTTGGTGACGCCACCATAACTTCAAGCTCTGTAAGGACGCTTTCACGTACATTTTCAAATCCTTCTAATCAGCCTCTTGATTCCACTCCTACAGACTCCAATGTTCATCTCGAAAACAAGAGTTCTGATAAATTACTTGACTGGACCCCTCTAAACATGTACGAAGATTTCAATGAAACTGTGGGTAGAGTAACCAAACCTACCTCTGTTAAATCAGATCCAGACGTTACAAATACCCAAAACAACGTTGTTTCAACCAAATTGGTCAATAAATCTCCACATGAACTCGACGTTCTCGATACTGCAACTAAGCTCTGGCATTATTTAtctgattttaaaatgggTACTTTAATTCAACTtttaaag GTTGTTGAACTACCTGATCGAAGCTTGTTGGTTCGTCATCTAGTGAACCTGGCCAACCATTTCGAACAACTCGGACCTCTTTTTACACACCTCTCAAAC tatgAAATGAATAATTCATTGAATGATTTTGGTTATTGCGTCCTGTTAAGAAGTAGTGGTGTTTTGGGCGATGTTTTATCGTTTCTATTCTGCTCAGACTATTCCACGAGGGATAATTCGGATTTTCTAAATCAAATTACACACCCTCTAGATCATCATTTTAACctatatttaaattctaaATCAGACAATGAGGATGTTTTGAATGAAATGGTTGACAATTGCATGGTTGAGATTGTTTTCAAACTCATCAGTTTGGATGTGGCTGCACTTCCCACAAGCTTTCACTTTGTTCTTTATACACTTTCCGACCTTTTCCTAAAGCTCAAAGTTGAGTACAGGTCCTACGTTGTAGTGGATTTCTTCTGCTCAGTTTTATCCAGTTATCTGCTCCGATACTTAAACCACTACAATTTAAGTGATCTTTTCACCAATTTCAACACGAAATCTGACAATGACCCTGATTTGGACGAGAAatacaacaaattaaaGCTATTTGTGAGGGAGCTTAGCTATAAATTCGGTAGGTCTGCCATTGTTATCTGGGAGCTTGACTCAGTTACTCACACCGAGTCTTATGAACTAAAGCAATCTCAAAAG ATTTATGAGTGGTCCCAAAACATCCTTGCCAAGCCTAGGCTGAAATCAAAGTTACTTCTGAAGCCTGTTTCTTCTCAGGAACTTGATGAGATTTGCACCTTTGTTCTTTCTCAGGTTTCTAAATTTGAAAAGAAATTAA